The sequence atggTTGCAGGTCAAGGCAGGAGCTGAATGGGAATTACTGTTCTTTTCCTGCTCTCAAGATGAGGGTCATGGGTAGCTTTATCCTCCTCCCCCATGGTTTTACCATTCTATTGCTAGTTAAAGCTCAGCCTTGTTATCTTTACCCTGGCAGGAGGAACTCCATGCTGCTGGTGAACATCTTGGCGTTTGCTGGTGGTGCTCTCATGGCCTTATCCAAGACTGCAAAGGCCGTGGAGATGCTGATCATTGGGCGCTTCATTATTGGCCTTTTCTGTGGTCTTTGCACTGGCTTTGTACCCATGTATATCAGTGAGGTCTCGCCCACCAGCCTCCGTGGAGCCTTTGGAACCCTCAACCAGCTGGGCATTGTTGTAGGCATCCTGGTGGCCCAGGTAGGCTTGACAAACTTGATCTAGTACTTAGGGGAAAGGTCAGGTGAGGGAGGGCTGTGTGGGACTGCGACCTTGTGAAGTGGGCTGCATTTGCCATTGAGTACAATATTTTGTCCTGTCGTGCTTTGTGGCATAGAGGTAAGGAATTAGCAGATATAAAATCatcttttctctccatttcatGGGTAGATTTTTGGCCTGGAGGGAATCATGGGGACTGAAGCACTTTGGCCACTCCTTCTGGGGTTCACCGTCATCCCAGCAGTCCTGCAGTGTGTGGCTCTTCTTTTCTGCCCTGAGAGCCCCCGTTTCCTGTTGATCAACAAGatggaggaagagaaagcacaAGCAGGTAAGAACTAATTTCTGAAGGGGCAGGGCTTTGTTGTGGCTCCTAGCCTGCCCTGAGCTTGAGTGGGAGGCTGGGATTGCCTTTAGAGCCTGTGGTAGACAAGGGTGTGATTCCCAGAGGGCATCAGACCTACCTTCCCATCCTTTAGATTGCACCAATGCCAGGAATTTTGAGAAGCCTGGCATCCCAACAGACTCTTGGTAGGATTAAGAAATTAGGAGTGGCAACTGGCCTGATGGGATGAAGCAGGACCTGCTGATGCAGCTGTCAGCTCCTCCTGAGTGTCAGGGAATAAACTGATGTTTAACAGTGAGATTGGAGGgtttccttcccctgccacaGAGGGATGAAATCAGCTATGGAAAGTGTATGAACAGAATTAGGGATCAAATGTAAGTTAGGAGCACAAATTACATGAACAGTGCCTGGGTTTGGTTTCCATGGTGATTGCAGCACCCTGAATTCTGGTTTGAAAAGATGAGCAACAGCTACGCGTAGAGGCTCTTTCCCACAAAGCAGGACCAAACACTGACTTGGCAGGCGATTCTGTCTTCCAAGTGTGCCCTCCCTGAAACAGCAGTGTAGGGGCTGGGGGAACCTCCTGTCTGTGCGAGTATTCTACCTTCCACTTCTGGATTTGTCCCTACAGTTCTCCAGAAGCTCCGTGGCACACAAGATGTGTCTCAAGACATCCTGGAGATGAAAGAAGAGAGTGCTAAAATGTCTCAGGAGAAGAAAGCAACTGTGCCAGAGCTCTTCCGTTCTCCAAACTATCGTCAAGCCATTATCATTGCCATAATTCTACAGCTGTCCCAGCAACTCTCAGGCATCAATGCTGTGAGTTATCTTTCTCTCTCATCTATTGGGCCTCTGGCTATCCTTGTGGTTCAGGATAGTTGTGTACCACTGATTGTGACAGAACTAGGCTTGCAAAGACCTCTTTTGTGTCTTGactggaaaatactttttatgtGATACTGCAAGAAATTGctaaaatgaaaccaattatattggctttcatttttcccAGACACCATGGGAAGACATTGCAGCCATGCATCAAGTGAATGAAACTTGACTGGAAGCATGCTGTTCTGTGCTCTTGAGTGCTTTTATACTGCTGAGTGCCTGTTGAGACTGTCTCATTAGGCAGAGAATGAGGAACACACTCATAAGGACTAGAACTGTGATGGTATCtgacttctgcttctctttgtaGGTATTCTATTATTCTACAGGGATTTTTGAACGAGCTGGTATTACACAGCCTGTGTATGCCACCATTGGAGCTGGTGTGGTAAACACAGTCTTCACTGTTGTATCGGTAAGTAGAACAGGTCCTTCTGAGAGAAATAACTTGTCTGCGTGTGATCTTTCGGGGGATGTGGTTGAAGATACCTAGCTGTGCTGTGGCAAAACAGTGGGCTAACCATTTGCATATAAAAGCAAAGAGTGCAttaaatgggagaaaaaaagaaaaatctcttaagAGAAAGGTAGTGAAGGGTGAGGAGTGCttgaggggaagagggagatTGATGGAAAAAAGGCAGTAGCAAGAACTGGATAAATGTGTTGAAGAGAGAGCAGCCTGATAAACTGCACTGAGATCACTGCTGACACTGAGGACTACAGATAGATGAAAAAGAAGTAGTGCAGCTCACACTGACGGAGGAAGCCTCTTCTGTTCTTGCTGACAGTCACTGACTTTTCTTTGTCACATTTCCAGCTGTTCCTGGTGGAGCGTGCAGGACGCAGGACACTCCATCTAGTTGGTTTGGGTGGCAtggctgtgtgtgctgctgttATGACTATTGCTTTAGCTCTGAAGGTGAGTAATCGGTGTTTTTGTCCAGACTGACCCCAGTGGGGGACCTTTAGGACTACAGCTGTGTTAGAGGGCGGAGGTAGGGTGGAGCATGTGGTGGGGTAGGGGTACAGCATTCTTACTGGAACTGTGCTACTGTGTTCATAATACTTCTATGAAAGTAGGCCGTGTTAATGGACACTGCATTATGCTGTGCCATGTTTGCTTCTCAAATTGAAGTTTATCATGTTTTGTTCCCTTGCAGGACACTGTGGAGTGGATCAGATACATCAGCATTGTTGCTACTTTTGGCTTTGTAGCCCTTTTTGAGGTTGGCCCCGGTCCTATCCCTTGGTTTATTGTGGCAGAACTCTTCAGTCAGGGCCCTCGGCCTGCAGCCATGGCAGTGGCTGGTTGTTCTAACTGGACCTCTAATTTCCTGGTGGGAATGCTCTTCCCCTATGCAGAGGTAAGGATCTGCTTTGCAAAGTACTGCAAGTGTGCTGCAGCATTGGAGTAGGTGTCAAGAGTGGTTGTAGAATCTCTACCCTTACCAGCCTGATCTCTTTGAAGTTGGCCCTGCTTTGGCCAGAGGGCTGGGACAATCTTTCATGGTGTTCTGGTTGTTGTTGATTTAGAGTGTGGCTAACCTTATGCCCTGCTTGGTTACTGCTTGTAGCCTAGAGCCATCTTAATTTAAAGGCTTTCCCTTTAAAAGCCTTTATTTTGGTCACTTCAAGAGTGttaaagcatttcagaagcCTATGTCAACCTGATCTGTAGAAAAAGATCTTGTTTGAGGACAATTCAATAAAGGGTGTTGGAGTTTGGACATGTCAACAGAAAATGGCCTTGTATTTAGTCTTAAGATTTTCTGCAAATTAAAGCCGCCTGCTTTTGTTCTCATTACAGAAACTGTGTGGCCCCTATGTCTTCCTTATCTTCCTTGTTTTCCTGGTCATCTTTTTTGTCTTCACATACTTCAAAGTGCCAGAGACCAAGGGCAGGACATTTGAAGACATCTCCAGGGGCTTTGAAGGACAAGCAGAAACCAGCACCACAACCTCATCACCTGTGGAGAAAAACCCCATGGTGGAGATGAACAGCATAGAACCTGACAAAGAAGTTGCCTAAGATTCATGACACACCCCTTCTTTGACTCTTACATTCTCAAAGAGTCATTAAAGGAATGAGCAAAGAAACCGTGAGAACTGGGacgatttttttccccctgactGCTGCTATTGTCTTTGCACCcacatattccccccccccccccccggctatTCTGCCAGGCTTACCAGCGTTAAGCAAATCTGATATCAAATCTCATTGTCAAAATACTGGAAGGTGCCTGGCACTCTAGCAAAAATCTCATCTTCTCTGCCACAAACATCAGGTGAATGGACAACAGCTGGCAGTATCTTTGCTTTTCTCACCTGTAACTGCTATTTGGGATTAACATACTTGTGCACGCAGTGACCATAATGTAacttaaatactatttttgtaGTGAGTTAAAGTTACCCACTAAACAAGTCCCCTGCCCTTTGAGTCTactctgtatgtgtgtgtgcagtgtGCACTGGAATTTAACAAGCCTACCAAAAAGCCATCTCCTAGCTTTTTCCTATCCAGTGTGCACTTTTTCAGCCTCAGGAAAAAGGGGACCAAGttacatgcatatttttttcctgttcttttattttttgtatagACAGACTGGGAACATACTTTTACttaagtttatttatttgtatgtcactttgtaaatatttatttttttaatggtgtaCAAAAGTGTACAGATAAAGAAATCGAAAATGTTTAAGACATAGCTATTCTAATGGAAGATGCTGTAGACTTGAGGTGCAATAAAACTGTAAAGGAGAAATACAGTACCAAACAGTAAGACAGGTGTTTTAGATGGTAGATCAGAGCCAATTTTGCACATCACctttaaaagttatttctgcCCTTTGGAAAGAATCAAATAATTGATCAGTACTGGTGAGAAGACGTAAATTTGTTTATCAACCAAAATCCCTGTGTCATTTGGGATATTTTGAGTggtgattttaaaatttgttctgaAGTGCTACTTGGAAAGTGTGGTATTGCAGCAAGGGGATGTTGTTAGTTTATACATCAGTTAAGCATTTAAGTTAAGCATTAGGGATGACTGTGGGTGGTAACTGCAAACCAGAaggtgagttttttttttgccttgcctTTTTGACTTCTCTGCTATATTCCAGTAGGCCAGGAAGTTTGAAAATTGCAGATTGTGAAACATCTTTGGAATATAGTTTTTAACCTCATACGACTTATGTGACAATTATAAATACGGAATGCACATAATGTAACTCTTGTAGACACAACTGGTCAGTTACAGCATGTGTAGGTTCATAGAGATGCAGGAGTAGATAGCAGAGCTACTGGAATATGTTAGCTTAGTCTGAAAGGTCTACAGTACTCAGTCCACTGGTTGGTTGTAGGCCAAATGTTTTTGCCCCTTGTGTCCTCTGGAAGATCTGCATGATGTTGCAATGCCCACCGTTGTCCAGTGTGTTGTGTAGATGTGTGCAACTGTCTAATATTGCCTGTTAGATGGGATATGGCAGACAAAAATGGTACATTGTAAGTAATGGTCTTCCCTTTGTCTCATTGCTAGGCAATCaagtgtatgtatatacacagtTATCAAGCTATAGTTGCAAGCTATCACAGCTCATTTTAGGAAGGCAAAAAGCAATGCATGCAGTATCTTCTGTTATCAAGGGTTGGGACCGTTGCTTCTCTGACTGCAGTGTTCTGAGTCTGGGCCTGCACAAGCTATCTAAAAACTAGCAAAGGGGTAGCTACAGTTTCAAGCTCCTGTTCTTAGACCTGCATTTTCTGTGGTCTCAATCAAATTGAAGTCTACCTGCAAACTCACACTAGAGTTCATCACTGGACATCCTATAAAAGAAGCAGACCCCCAGATTTCAAGGTGggtaagaggaagaaaaaaaggctcaaaggcagaaatgacagcaaaattGTGGTAGCATGGATAACCCAAACATTGACAACATTGTTTTAGAGCAGGTTAAAGTTCCCATCAAAGTATATTCTGGGAGTGCCTATGGCATTTTCTGAAACTAGTGATGAGATTTTTCACCTTCCCTTATGAGAAACAGTTGCAGAGATCAGTAAAATTTGCTGCTGTGAAATACTACCTGTGATGTTATTTAAAGTACTCCCACCTTTGCACAATGTTATCCTATTACATCCAATTTTCCCTTGCTTTCCATCAGCCTTCTCTATCAGGTATTTATTCTCAGAGGTATTATATGACTACCCTCACTTCCAACTTTCATATTTTGGCTCTGTTATACAGATTGTGCCCTTCCTTTAAGCCTCCAGCACTTGCAGAGATATTTCCATATGGACATCTGTGTTTTAGGAAATTCCCCCTACAGCTGTGCATAAGAGCATTCCCCACTTTGCATTAGAGATGTGTTGGCTTGGACCAAAATGTGtaggtcttcctcacatggTATCTCTTTGTTCTGTAATGGCATTGTGGATATTTTGGATGGTTTTTATAAGCTTATTGTGactgtttaatgtttttaaaataaaagttacaatCTAAATACCTGTTCTGGGTTTTATCTGTACCCTCTAGTTCTGTTTCCTACTACTTTATCCTAGGCTGCATCCTGTAATGTTCTAAGTTTCTGCTTGGTAATCTCTGGCTAGCCCAGCATCTTGGACTTGCTCTTTTGTTCTAGTGGTAATGGCTGCTTCATGCTTACTACCTTAATGAATTCCCTTACTCCTTTTTCTTAGTAGTTAAGGATGTGTTTCTCTGATTCTTGTTAGCCCAAATCCCCTAAGCAGGGCCTTCAGTGGTAATTTGCCAGTTTTTCTCAATAACAAGTGGAGAGGAGAGTGGTTGGAGGTTAGAAATGCCTCCCTCCTTCTGGCAAGGGTCCTTTATGCCCCACTCTGGTTTTACCTGTGTAAACACTGTTTTAAGCACTGTTCCACAGTGGGTATGTGGAAGGAGCAGAGGGTGGCAAAGAATTAACCTCActgcctggggagaggccaCTTGTCAGAAACTGCTCCCTTGGCTCAGGGGCAGTGGCATTCTTGACAGTGGCAAGTCTGTGCTGATCTCCACAGCTCTTGCATGTGGAGTACTGAGCACCCCACCTATTCCCATGAGGCAATAAGTTCCGGTTGTAGTGCAATTCTTTCTCCACCATACAGCCTGAGGGGTCTGTATCTGTTCCACGGAACTATAAACTAAGAACAGTTCATCAAAATGTATGGAGATAAAATCCTTCAGATGAAGAGGATGGAGGAAagtgaggaaaaaggaaaacgaAGACAACACAAGATGTGTTAGAGCTAGAATCGGACTAGTTCAACCTGTCCGATGACAAGAGTCAGAAGACAGGCTGCACAAAGTGTGCACATCAAGTGGTTTGAGTGCTGGAAGGTGAGCTCTTCTTGGTTGAAATGTTCATCACATTAAACCAGTGTGTAGGCAGTTCTCATGACTGCCACAACCCCCCCACAAAAAAGTCATTCAGCTCTGAGAGGGGTCACAGGTGTCAGAGGTCAACTTGGACAGGTAAGTCTTTGAGACTGCACACAGAGATTTGTTTTGGCTCGCTAGGTGCATGTGATGCTCCAGAGACCTTCAAGGCGTAGTGTAGGCCTCTAGAAATGGTTAGTCCCCAGAGCAGTGTGTGTGATTAAGGTTCAGCTGAAGTAGATGCTGTTGTGATACTATCCCCACATTATTTCTTGGGGGTACTCAGAGCTGGTGAAGTATCAGCTCTGGTGGGAAGCACAATACTCTAAATCTTTGTATCCCCCTCCCTAACTGGACCTGAAATGGAGCAAACGAAGGAAGACAACACAAAGGAATAGTGAGGTAATGGAAGAAGTGAAACTTTAATGAGAAATAAGTTCTGGAGAATCACTGAGAGATCACTGGAGAACCGTTCTCAGAAACCATTGCTGAATAGATAAGAGAAGGTCCCTAAGGGTCACAGGTGAAGCTGCACTTACACCAACCACACCAAAGGTTTCTGTGCTATTTTACAAGCTGGAGCAAGATAAAGTGTGTCACGGCATCACTGCAAATATTTGTCACTTTTTGTGTGTTATTTCTGATGAATTCATTTGTATACGAGACAAGAAAACCAGTTTTTGtgagaagaaatgtgaaaacacaATTTATTGGAGCTAAATTTCACAGGTGTCTGCCCTCTGCACGTAtctttgcatttgattttatgttctgttttaaGTTCCAGACATCTTATTAGCTAGAGAGACCACGGGGATGCTCTTTCTCCTTTGGGAGGGCTCCAGGGTGAGAGCCCAAGCAATGCTGCAGTCTTACCTCCAAGCAAAGCTGCtaagctttgctttcttcagtggaTAAGATCATCAGAACTCCCAAAAGAAGGAATATTTGTCACTTTGTTGAGGGGATTGCTACATCATCAGTTTCgctggagaggaaggaaggtgCTGTGTACTGCATGAACAGTCTGCTGATGCTACTGTTGTGGGACCATGATGGAGGAGCAAGAGAAGGTACCGCTCTACAACGTTCTTTCCTGCTGTACACATAATCAAGAAGGTCCTGCCAACAGGTAGATCAAACACATATTGAGCTGCACAAAAAAGACACACCTCTATgactctcttttcctttttttccaccatttgTCGTTgcttattgttgttgtttttttgtttttgtggacTAGACCAAGGACACAGTTCCaaggttttcttcattttgagaCTGACTGGATCTCCCTTTGATGACGCTTGAGATGCTTACTGGAAAACCTGATGTGCATGGCTCCTGTCTGTCATGCTTACTGTTTAACATTGTTTAACCTAGCCCTGTCTTTACAATGTGGGATACCAGACAATTGTCTTCACAGTATAATTCAGGGACATTAGGTTTGCTTAGatgagggaagaaaatagttttgtttcttaaaaatatatcttgatAACACAATTAATTTGGTGCTACTTAAAAGCATGCAACCTTTAATGTAGGCAGGCTGTGTAACTTCTAAAACAATTTGCTTGCTGTGTTAGACCTTGATTCTACACTGCATACCAATAACATACACAGTTTACATGAATTGTCTTCTGCTGCTCCAAGAGGCACAGCCTCAGCATGTCTGATAGACATATGACTGACCTGTtaggtttgttttctgcttgcatTGCACAACCATTTCTTGTTTAGCAAATGGTCACATGGAGCTGTGTGTGGCAGTCACATTGGTGCACCAGTCACTGTGACATCTAGCGTGGGACCACTGCAGATCATGTACTGACTGCACATGTACTGTAGCTTATGACTCATGGGCATAAGTTAATCAATTCTTGAGGTTAAAGGGAAATACAGGTGTCCTCTCTACAGTGAACACTCATGGGAAACTTTGCAGGTGAAACAAACAGCAATGTTAGAGCAACAGAGTTCCTAGCAGTGGGAAATAAACTCTTGGTCTGCAAAGTTTGGTTTCTGCTTTCTTGAAGGAGGGTATCAAAAGCTAGGTACTTGATTGCCACAGCCAAGAAGAAAAAGTATCTGGTGTATGGTTTGTGGTTGTGAACAATTCAGCTGCACACAATCAGTGTTTTCTTGTTCAAAGTAGGGCATTAAAAGTACAAGCCAATCTACTAGGGATAAAAGTATCTCTGTTTAAACCtaccttttcctctctcttccagtTTTTGAAATAACATAATCTGAAACAGTGTTCTTCTGTCTGTCCCTGGCTCCTTGGCAGTAGGCTGGCCAGCCATGCAGATTCTGTCTGCTATCCCTCCTCTGCTACTTCCATTCCCCTTTTGCCCAGAGACCTCTTGTGTTCTTTCTCATTGTTGTCAGGAACATGGACTGGCTGCTAAAGGGATGGTGCATTACACACAGGGCTGTGAATCACAGTATCACTGTTGAAGGCAGCAGTCCCCTACAGCATGcactttttgcttctttatgCATCGGGATATTACAATTCTTCAGTCCTCAGAAgtctcaaaaataaatgctcTCTAAAAGGATACGATTACCCAGTGAGGAGATGCGTTCTTCCTTATGCCACTGTCAAATTCGGGAGCAGGCAAAAATGGTAGTAGTATATAGCTGCACAGTCACTGTTTTAATCTTGTATCTAGGATTAAAGAACACTTCAATGGGAGACCTGAGAAAGGTTTTAGAGATCTCAGGCATAAACAGATGTGACAGTGCAAACCAGATGTGGTCTTGCTAAAACAAGAATGAAATACTCAggggtgtttgttgttgttgttgtttgttttattttgtttttctctccttacaAAACTCTGGAGACTGAGGTGCTGATGACCTGTTGGAGAAGGTAGACAAGACATCATAACCATTGCTACCATTCTCAGTGTAAACCCTCTGCTATTAGGGGTCAGTGCTGCAGGTGGCTTTACTATGACCAGTAGTCTCATAGACAAAGAGGGAGCAGTGACTCAGGGAATGAGGAGGGACTGGAAGGGAGTTTTTAGCAGCTGGGTCTGTGTTGATCATAAggaataaaatgtgtttctggACGGAGAACTTGAGAGGGACAGGTGGTAGATTTATACGAGTGAATATACATTGAAAAGGACTTATAACCCCACTATGTCTCCTTCTCCCTATTTGCCTTCTCAAATCATTCCTCAAAAAATTCCTTCGGAACTGTCCTGCTACCTGATGTTCCCCATTACCTTCATCACGCTAGGAATGGGAGCCATAAACACCCTCCTCTCCATATTTCCTGTATATACCTTTAATGCTAGCTCCTCGTTCTCAGTAGATTGGGATGGAAACCAAAACAGGGAACCATAGGGCTTCCTTGCTATGGGGAATCAACAGTGACTTACTCTGTGAAGAAGTGACTTATTCTTTCTCAGGGGTTGGGAAATGGACCAATAACTGCTCTGGAGAACCATCTCCAGCTAGTCCAGATCCATACTAACCTgcagacatggacatactgcagttttctcttttacctCTCGAAGACTGATCCACC comes from Anser cygnoides isolate HZ-2024a breed goose chromosome 1, Taihu_goose_T2T_genome, whole genome shotgun sequence and encodes:
- the LOC106048089 gene encoding solute carrier family 2, facilitated glucose transporter member 3 isoform X2, producing the protein MALSCPGLAEKITAPLIYAVTIAAIGSLQFGYNTGVINAPEKIIQAFFNRTLSQRSGEAVSPELLTSLWSLSVAIFSVGGMIGSFSVSLFVNRFGRRNSMLLVNILAFAGGALMALSKTAKAVEMLIIGRFIIGLFCGLCTGFVPMYISEVSPTSLRGAFGTLNQLGIVVGILVAQIFGLEGIMGTEALWPLLLGFTVIPAVLQCVALLFCPESPRFLLINKMEEEKAQAVLQKLRGTQDVSQDILEMKEESAKMSQEKKATVPELFRSPNYRQAIIIAIILQLSQQLSGINAVFYYSTGIFERAGITQPVYATIGAGVVNTVFTVVSLFLVERAGRRTLHLVGLGGMAVCAAVMTIALALKDTVEWIRYISIVATFGFVALFEVGPGPIPWFIVAELFSQGPRPAAMAVAGCSNWTSNFLVGMLFPYAEKLCGPYVFLIFLVFLVIFFVFTYFKVPETKGRTFEDISRGFEGQAETSTTTSSPVEKNPMVEMNSIEPDKEVA
- the LOC106048089 gene encoding solute carrier family 2, facilitated glucose transporter member 3 isoform X3, giving the protein MADKKKITAPLIYAVTIAAIGSLQFGYNTGVINAPEKIIQAFFNRTLSQRSGEAVSPELLTSLWSLSVAIFSVGGMIGSFSVSLFVNRFGRRNSMLLVNILAFAGGALMALSKTAKAVEMLIIGRFIIGLFCGLCTGFVPMYISEVSPTSLRGAFGTLNQLGIVVGILVAQIFGLEGIMGTEALWPLLLGFTVIPAVLQCVALLFCPESPRFLLINKMEEEKAQAVLQKLRGTQDVSQDILEMKEESAKMSQEKKATVPELFRSPNYRQAIIIAIILQLSQQLSGINAVFYYSTGIFERAGITQPVYATIGAGVVNTVFTVVSLFLVERAGRRTLHLVGLGGMAVCAAVMTIALALKDTVEWIRYISIVATFGFVALFEVGPGPIPWFIVAELFSQGPRPAAMAVAGCSNWTSNFLVGMLFPYAEKLCGPYVFLIFLVFLVIFFVFTYFKVPETKGRTFEDISRGFEGQAETSTTTSSPVEKNPMVEMNSIEPDKEVA
- the LOC106048089 gene encoding solute carrier family 2, facilitated glucose transporter member 3 isoform X4, with product MLKITAPLIYAVTIAAIGSLQFGYNTGVINAPEKIIQAFFNRTLSQRSGEAVSPELLTSLWSLSVAIFSVGGMIGSFSVSLFVNRFGRRNSMLLVNILAFAGGALMALSKTAKAVEMLIIGRFIIGLFCGLCTGFVPMYISEVSPTSLRGAFGTLNQLGIVVGILVAQIFGLEGIMGTEALWPLLLGFTVIPAVLQCVALLFCPESPRFLLINKMEEEKAQAVLQKLRGTQDVSQDILEMKEESAKMSQEKKATVPELFRSPNYRQAIIIAIILQLSQQLSGINAVFYYSTGIFERAGITQPVYATIGAGVVNTVFTVVSLFLVERAGRRTLHLVGLGGMAVCAAVMTIALALKDTVEWIRYISIVATFGFVALFEVGPGPIPWFIVAELFSQGPRPAAMAVAGCSNWTSNFLVGMLFPYAEKLCGPYVFLIFLVFLVIFFVFTYFKVPETKGRTFEDISRGFEGQAETSTTTSSPVEKNPMVEMNSIEPDKEVA
- the LOC106048089 gene encoding solute carrier family 2, facilitated glucose transporter member 3 isoform X1 — encoded protein: MRGAVTGWQRKGLDPLGCVQKITAPLIYAVTIAAIGSLQFGYNTGVINAPEKIIQAFFNRTLSQRSGEAVSPELLTSLWSLSVAIFSVGGMIGSFSVSLFVNRFGRRNSMLLVNILAFAGGALMALSKTAKAVEMLIIGRFIIGLFCGLCTGFVPMYISEVSPTSLRGAFGTLNQLGIVVGILVAQIFGLEGIMGTEALWPLLLGFTVIPAVLQCVALLFCPESPRFLLINKMEEEKAQAVLQKLRGTQDVSQDILEMKEESAKMSQEKKATVPELFRSPNYRQAIIIAIILQLSQQLSGINAVFYYSTGIFERAGITQPVYATIGAGVVNTVFTVVSLFLVERAGRRTLHLVGLGGMAVCAAVMTIALALKDTVEWIRYISIVATFGFVALFEVGPGPIPWFIVAELFSQGPRPAAMAVAGCSNWTSNFLVGMLFPYAEKLCGPYVFLIFLVFLVIFFVFTYFKVPETKGRTFEDISRGFEGQAETSTTTSSPVEKNPMVEMNSIEPDKEVA